A region from the Variovorax sp. RKNM96 genome encodes:
- a CDS encoding IclR family transcriptional regulator — MDATPESAPEDSPSLLFNQSLEKGLAVLQAFSARRRTMTLADVAEATDITKSSAQRMVFTLEKLGYVRKHPKTRRYQLTPRVMEIGFNYLAANSLIDVANPFLAELTKVTTETSCLTEPDGLDMVYVARFVSAQFVPVHMPIGSRIPMYCTASGRAYLSALPEDEARALIEASDRVMHTAHTRTDVDEILEVLRQARRQGFATNAEELFLGDMTIAAPVIGSQGRPVASVHVVAPTSRWTMDEAVRKLAPTLLLCARSLTNSARSID, encoded by the coding sequence ATGGACGCCACACCCGAATCCGCCCCCGAAGACAGCCCCAGCCTGCTGTTCAACCAGTCGCTGGAGAAGGGCCTGGCCGTGCTGCAGGCTTTCAGCGCCCGGCGCCGCACCATGACGCTGGCCGACGTGGCCGAGGCCACCGACATCACCAAGAGCTCGGCGCAGCGCATGGTCTTCACGCTCGAGAAGCTGGGCTACGTGCGCAAGCACCCGAAGACGCGGCGCTACCAGCTCACGCCGCGGGTCATGGAAATCGGCTTCAACTACCTGGCGGCCAATTCGCTGATCGACGTGGCCAACCCCTTCCTCGCGGAGCTGACCAAGGTGACGACCGAGACCTCGTGCCTCACCGAGCCCGACGGGCTGGACATGGTCTACGTCGCGCGCTTCGTGAGCGCGCAGTTCGTGCCGGTGCACATGCCGATCGGCAGCCGCATCCCGATGTACTGCACGGCTTCGGGGCGTGCCTACCTGAGTGCGCTGCCCGAGGACGAGGCGCGGGCGCTCATCGAGGCGTCCGATCGCGTGATGCACACCGCGCACACCCGCACCGATGTCGACGAAATCCTCGAGGTGCTGCGCCAGGCGCGGCGGCAGGGCTTTGCCACCAATGCCGAAGAGCTGTTCCTCGGCGACATGACCATTGCTGCGCCTGTGATCGGCAGCCAGGGCCGTCCCGTCGCATCGGTGCACGTGGTCGCGCCGACCAGCCGCTGGACGATGGACGAGGCGGTGCGCAAGCTGGCGCCGACGCTGCTGCTCTGCGCACGCTCGCTCACGAACTCGGCCCGCAGCATCGACTGA
- a CDS encoding ABC transporter substrate-binding protein: MKPIVHRIVRHLHRLALGLCVAGAASLAGAQGATPATYNVGATATGVPFTFLDVKTNTIQGMMVDTVTAVGKAGGFGVNVQQTVFSALIPSLTARKIDIVSAAMLKTAARQEVVDFSDPVYSYGEGLIVKSDDTRAYVSLDELKGEVVGAQVGTVFLDMLNKKGIFKEVRSYDSVADMTRDLSLGRIKAGLGDQPIIAYQLRQNTFPGVKLVESYKPVNVGDVCLVVRKGDTETMARLNKAIAAIKADGTLAKIVQKWGI; encoded by the coding sequence GTGAAACCCATCGTTCATCGCATCGTTCGCCACCTTCACCGCCTGGCCCTGGGCCTCTGCGTCGCGGGTGCCGCCTCGCTGGCCGGCGCGCAGGGCGCGACGCCCGCCACCTACAACGTGGGCGCCACGGCCACCGGCGTGCCGTTCACCTTCCTGGACGTGAAGACCAACACCATCCAGGGAATGATGGTCGACACCGTCACTGCGGTCGGCAAGGCCGGCGGCTTCGGCGTCAACGTGCAGCAGACGGTGTTCTCCGCGCTCATTCCCTCGCTCACCGCCCGCAAGATCGACATCGTCTCGGCCGCGATGCTCAAGACCGCGGCGCGCCAGGAAGTAGTCGACTTCAGCGACCCGGTGTATTCGTACGGCGAGGGCCTGATCGTCAAGAGCGACGACACCCGCGCGTATGTCTCGCTCGACGAACTCAAGGGCGAGGTGGTCGGCGCGCAGGTCGGCACCGTGTTCCTGGACATGCTCAACAAGAAGGGCATCTTCAAGGAAGTGCGCAGCTACGACTCGGTGGCCGACATGACGCGCGACCTCTCGCTCGGCCGCATCAAGGCGGGCCTGGGCGACCAGCCCATCATTGCCTACCAGCTGCGGCAGAACACCTTCCCCGGCGTGAAGCTGGTGGAGAGCTACAAGCCCGTGAACGTGGGGGATGTGTGCCTCGTCGTGCGCAAGGGCGACACCGAGACCATGGCGCGCCTGAACAAGGCCATCGCGGCGATCAAGGCCGACGGCACGTTGGCGAAGATCGTCCAGAAGTGGGGCATCTGA
- the ehuD gene encoding ectoine/hydroxyectoine ABC transporter permease subunit EhuD, producing the protein MAASFLQNAQDFLPILLQGAVVTVQVTVLSFLLSSALGLGLALMKLSPVRALAWTGAVIINVIRGLPIIVQLFYIYFVLPEFGVQLTAFQAGVIGLGIAYSAYQAENFRAGIEAVDPGQREAAQAMGMRSALIMRRVILPQAFRIALPPYGNTLVMMLKDSSLVSTITVAEMTRAGQLIASSTFQNMTVYTLVALLYLLMSLPLVYGLRRLEKRFGAGRKQP; encoded by the coding sequence ATGGCTGCTTCCTTTCTCCAGAACGCGCAGGACTTCCTGCCGATCCTCCTGCAGGGCGCCGTGGTCACGGTGCAGGTCACCGTGCTCTCGTTCCTGCTGAGCAGCGCACTCGGCCTCGGGCTCGCGCTGATGAAGCTCTCGCCCGTGCGCGCACTCGCGTGGACGGGCGCTGTGATCATCAACGTGATCCGCGGGCTGCCGATCATCGTGCAGCTGTTCTACATCTACTTCGTGCTGCCCGAGTTCGGCGTGCAGCTCACCGCCTTCCAGGCTGGCGTGATCGGCCTCGGTATCGCCTACTCGGCTTACCAGGCCGAGAACTTCCGCGCCGGCATCGAGGCCGTCGATCCGGGCCAGCGCGAGGCCGCGCAGGCCATGGGCATGCGCTCGGCGCTGATCATGCGGCGCGTGATCCTGCCGCAGGCCTTTCGGATCGCGCTGCCGCCGTACGGCAACACGCTGGTGATGATGCTCAAGGACTCCTCGCTCGTCTCCACCATCACCGTGGCCGAGATGACCCGCGCCGGCCAGCTCATCGCCTCGTCCACCTTTCAGAACATGACGGTCTACACGCTCGTCGCCCTGCTCTACCTGCTCATGAGCCTGCCGCTGGTCTATGGCCTGCGGCGGCTCGAGAAGCGCTTCGGCGCCGGGAGGAAGCAGCCATGA
- a CDS encoding amino acid ABC transporter ATP-binding protein: MIRVDGLEKRFGTHRVLQGVSLHVDAGEVVCLIGPSGSGKSTVLRCINGLESYEGGEVRAFGERVDRDSNAIHRLRSRMGMVFQRFNLFPHRTVLENVMEGPVYVLGHKPAEAREEALALLAKVGLAEKAQAYPAQLSGGQQQRVAIARALAMKPEAMLFDEPTSALDPELVGDVLGVMRALADEGMTMIVVTHEMGFAREVADRVCFLHSGSIVEEGPAAQVLGAPKQPRTQDFLRRVLHPSSTAAVVPAEVRS; this comes from the coding sequence ATGATCCGCGTCGATGGACTGGAGAAGCGCTTCGGCACGCATCGTGTGCTGCAGGGCGTGAGCCTGCATGTGGATGCGGGCGAGGTGGTATGCCTCATCGGGCCTTCGGGCTCGGGCAAGTCGACGGTGCTTCGCTGCATCAACGGGCTGGAGTCGTACGAAGGCGGCGAGGTGCGCGCCTTCGGCGAGCGCGTCGATCGCGACAGCAACGCCATCCACCGCCTGCGCAGCCGCATGGGCATGGTGTTCCAGCGCTTCAACCTGTTCCCGCACCGCACGGTGCTGGAGAACGTGATGGAAGGCCCGGTCTACGTGCTGGGCCACAAGCCCGCAGAGGCGCGAGAGGAAGCGCTCGCGCTGCTCGCCAAGGTGGGGCTCGCCGAGAAGGCGCAGGCTTATCCGGCGCAACTCTCCGGCGGCCAGCAGCAGCGCGTGGCGATCGCCCGCGCGCTCGCGATGAAGCCCGAGGCCATGCTGTTCGACGAGCCCACCTCCGCGCTCGATCCCGAGCTGGTCGGCGACGTGCTCGGCGTGATGCGCGCGCTGGCCGACGAAGGCATGACCATGATCGTGGTGACGCACGAGATGGGCTTCGCGCGCGAGGTGGCCGACCGCGTGTGCTTCCTGCACAGCGGCAGCATCGTCGAGGAAGGCCCGGCCGCGCAGGTGCTGGGCGCGCCGAAGCAGCCGCGCACGCAGGACTTTCTGCGGCGCGTGCTGCATCCGTCGTCGACGGCCGCGGTCGTGCCTGCCGAGGTGCGTTCATGA
- a CDS encoding FAD-binding oxidoreductase — MSASQPLPPSLWAATAPPAPPTPPLRESRKVDVLVVGGGFTGLSTALHLAEAGVQVCVLEAHEPGWGASGRNGGQVNPTLKHDPDELTRLYRSERAAPLIDAVSHSADVVFDLIARHGIDCQPVRNGWLQVAYSPKQVAGLHARAEQWARHGVKTEMLDRAAVSARLGTEAFAGGWLDPRAGGIQPLAYTRGLVRAAQGFGAAVHGGTEVTALERRGAHWHASTSTGATVTADQVVLATNGYTGPLWPGLSRTVLAANSFIVATAPLEGAAADAILPRGETASTSQRLLLYFRKDAQGRLLMGGRGHFADPGGPADFAHLERSLELLFPQLGPLRYEYRWAGRIAVTRDFMPHVHTPAPGMTIALGYNGRGIALATSMGKHLAARLVDAKAEFPYPVTEIRPIPLHGLQRFYVAGGVAWYSLLDRLA; from the coding sequence ATGAGTGCATCGCAGCCGCTGCCACCCTCCCTGTGGGCGGCCACCGCGCCCCCTGCCCCGCCGACACCGCCGCTCCGCGAATCGCGCAAGGTCGATGTGCTGGTCGTCGGCGGCGGCTTCACCGGCCTCTCGACCGCGCTGCACCTCGCCGAAGCGGGCGTGCAGGTCTGTGTGCTCGAGGCGCATGAACCCGGCTGGGGTGCGTCCGGCCGCAACGGCGGGCAGGTCAACCCCACGCTGAAGCATGACCCCGACGAGCTGACCCGCCTGTACCGCAGCGAGCGCGCAGCGCCGCTGATCGACGCAGTCTCCCACTCGGCCGACGTGGTGTTCGATCTGATCGCGCGACACGGCATCGACTGCCAGCCGGTACGCAACGGCTGGCTGCAGGTCGCCTACTCCCCCAAGCAAGTGGCCGGACTCCATGCGCGCGCAGAGCAATGGGCCAGGCACGGCGTGAAGACCGAGATGCTCGACCGCGCCGCCGTCAGCGCGCGCCTGGGCACCGAGGCCTTCGCGGGTGGCTGGCTCGATCCGCGCGCCGGGGGCATCCAGCCGCTGGCCTACACGCGCGGCCTGGTGCGCGCCGCGCAGGGTTTCGGTGCGGCCGTGCATGGCGGCACCGAAGTCACGGCACTGGAGCGCCGCGGCGCGCACTGGCACGCGAGCACGTCGACCGGCGCCACTGTCACCGCGGACCAGGTGGTGCTGGCGACCAACGGCTACACCGGGCCGCTGTGGCCGGGGCTGTCGCGCACCGTGCTCGCGGCGAACAGTTTCATCGTCGCCACGGCCCCGCTCGAAGGCGCCGCCGCCGATGCCATCCTGCCGCGCGGCGAAACGGCTTCGACCTCGCAGCGACTGCTGCTGTATTTCCGCAAGGATGCGCAAGGCCGGCTGCTGATGGGCGGGCGCGGGCACTTCGCCGACCCGGGCGGGCCGGCGGACTTCGCGCACCTGGAGCGCTCGCTCGAACTGCTGTTCCCCCAACTGGGACCGCTGCGCTACGAATACCGTTGGGCCGGCCGCATCGCCGTCACGCGCGACTTCATGCCGCATGTGCACACGCCCGCACCGGGCATGACGATCGCGCTGGGTTACAACGGGCGCGGCATTGCGCTGGCGACGAGCATGGGCAAGCATCTCGCGGCCCGGCTCGTGGATGCGAAGGCGGAGTTTCCGTATCCGGTGACGGAGATCCGTCCGATACCGCTGCATGGGTTGCAGCGCTTCTATGTGGCGGGTGGGGTGGCCTGGTACAGCTTGCTGGACCGGTTGGCTTGA
- a CDS encoding zinc-binding alcohol dehydrogenase family protein, with protein sequence MTPTMRAVVLDAPGPPEALKIRVLPIPVPRPAEVLIKVRAFGLNRSELHTRLGMAEGVTFPRVLGIEACGEVAACSGNEFAVGQQVVAMMGNMGRTYDGGYAEYTCVPASNVIAFKSALPWEVLGAVPEMLQTVYGSLVSALDAQAGQSILIRGGTSSVGLATASLAKQLGLTVLATTRSAAKQSALVVAGVDHVLIDDGAVAPQVRRLLPDGVDLALELVGTPTLPDTLRALRRRGVACFTGMLSNEWTVKDFYPIGYLPNAVRLCAYSGEAADLPSSVLQRYLDDAAAGKLSVPIDRTYAFDDIAEAHRAMEQNEAKGKLVVVV encoded by the coding sequence ATGACGCCCACCATGCGCGCCGTCGTACTCGACGCCCCGGGACCGCCCGAGGCTCTGAAGATTCGCGTTCTGCCCATCCCCGTGCCCCGGCCCGCGGAGGTGCTGATCAAGGTGCGCGCCTTCGGGCTCAACCGCTCCGAGCTGCACACCCGCCTCGGCATGGCCGAAGGCGTGACCTTCCCCCGCGTGCTGGGCATCGAGGCGTGCGGCGAAGTCGCCGCGTGCTCGGGCAACGAATTCGCAGTCGGGCAGCAGGTCGTCGCGATGATGGGGAACATGGGCCGCACCTACGACGGCGGCTATGCCGAATACACCTGCGTGCCAGCTTCGAACGTGATCGCATTCAAGAGCGCGTTGCCATGGGAGGTTCTTGGCGCGGTGCCCGAGATGCTGCAGACCGTGTATGGGTCGCTCGTGTCGGCGCTCGATGCGCAGGCGGGTCAATCGATCCTGATCCGCGGCGGGACGTCGTCGGTCGGGCTGGCCACGGCAAGCCTTGCGAAGCAACTCGGACTGACGGTTCTCGCGACCACGCGAAGTGCCGCCAAGCAATCGGCGCTGGTCGTGGCCGGTGTGGATCACGTGCTCATCGATGACGGTGCCGTGGCGCCGCAGGTCCGCAGGCTTCTCCCGGACGGGGTCGATCTCGCGCTCGAACTGGTCGGAACGCCCACGCTGCCCGACACCTTGCGCGCATTGCGCCGGCGGGGCGTCGCCTGCTTCACCGGCATGCTGTCGAACGAATGGACCGTCAAGGATTTCTACCCGATCGGCTATCTACCGAATGCAGTGAGGCTGTGCGCCTACTCGGGCGAGGCGGCCGACCTGCCGTCATCGGTCTTGCAGCGGTATCTCGACGACGCTGCGGCGGGCAAGCTCTCGGTTCCCATCGACAGAACCTACGCGTTCGACGACATCGCCGAGGCGCACAGGGCGATGGAGCAGAACGAAGCCAAGGGCAAGTTGGTCGTCGTGGTCTAG
- a CDS encoding LysR family transcriptional regulator, protein MREISLDRLRTLVAIADHGSFAAAAQVLHLAPPTVSLHIAELEGRVGAPLLSRRRGDVRPSAVGELLVERARRLLAEIESTLDDVSRQVLGLAGRVRLGASTGAISHLLPQAIALLREDHPDIDVQIAVLTSQDTLARLAQGKLDVGLVALPQSPVAGLSIRPWRRDPVMAFLPADWRAPARVTPKWLAAQPLILNDATTRLSRLVSEWFALGGHRPTPRIELNYNDAIKSLVAAGYGATLLPHEAGALQPDARIAMRPLRPALWRELGIAHRSGPVERATQRVLDALWALKAR, encoded by the coding sequence ATGCGCGAAATCAGCCTCGATCGTTTGCGCACGCTGGTGGCGATCGCAGACCATGGATCCTTCGCGGCCGCGGCGCAGGTGCTGCATCTCGCGCCGCCGACGGTCAGCCTGCACATCGCCGAGCTGGAGGGGCGTGTGGGCGCTCCGCTCCTGTCCCGGCGGCGCGGGGACGTGCGGCCGTCGGCCGTCGGCGAATTGCTGGTGGAGCGTGCACGCCGGCTGCTGGCCGAGATCGAGTCGACGCTGGACGACGTCAGCCGGCAGGTGCTGGGGCTGGCCGGACGCGTGCGGCTCGGCGCCTCGACAGGCGCGATCTCTCACCTGTTGCCGCAGGCCATCGCGCTGCTTCGCGAGGATCATCCGGACATCGATGTGCAGATCGCAGTGCTCACTTCGCAGGACACGCTGGCGCGCCTTGCACAAGGCAAACTGGATGTCGGGCTGGTCGCGCTGCCGCAGTCGCCGGTTGCGGGGCTGTCGATCCGGCCCTGGCGCCGCGACCCCGTCATGGCCTTCTTGCCAGCCGACTGGCGTGCTCCTGCCAGGGTCACCCCGAAGTGGCTCGCGGCGCAGCCGCTGATCCTCAACGACGCCACCACGCGCCTGTCACGCCTAGTCTCGGAATGGTTTGCGCTGGGCGGCCATCGGCCCACACCGCGGATCGAGCTCAACTACAACGATGCGATCAAGAGCCTCGTCGCCGCAGGCTACGGTGCGACGCTCCTGCCGCATGAAGCGGGAGCGCTGCAGCCGGACGCGCGCATCGCGATGCGTCCTCTGCGCCCGGCCCTTTGGCGGGAGCTGGGCATTGCCCACCGGTCGGGCCCCGTCGAGCGCGCGACGCAGCGTGTGCTCGACGCGCTGTGGGCGCTCAAGGCGCGTTGA
- the argC gene encoding N-acetyl-gamma-glutamyl-phosphate reductase has product MSLPTIFIDGDQGTTGLQIHERLRDRTDLQLLTLPAAERKDPRRREEAINACDIAILCLPDAAARGAVGFIRNPAVRVIDASSAHRTHAEWVYGFPEMAQGHAQRIARARRVSNPGCYPTGAIALLRPLMEAGLLPRDYPATVYATSGYSGGGRAAIDAHEASDTPAVAPSQVYGLALAHKHTPEIQEYAGLAHRPFFVPAYGAYRQGIVLTVPLELRLLASGVDGVRLQACLAHHYANVRHVKVMSLAETQAMAHLDPQALNGTNDLQLGVFANADHGQVLLSAVFDNLGKGASGAAVQNLELMLSA; this is encoded by the coding sequence ATGAGTCTTCCGACCATCTTCATCGACGGTGACCAGGGCACCACCGGGCTGCAGATCCATGAGCGCCTGCGCGATCGCACCGACCTGCAGCTCCTGACGCTGCCGGCCGCCGAACGCAAGGATCCACGGCGTCGCGAGGAGGCGATCAATGCGTGCGACATCGCGATTCTTTGTCTGCCGGATGCGGCTGCACGCGGCGCGGTCGGCTTCATCCGGAATCCGGCCGTCCGTGTGATCGACGCGAGTTCAGCGCATCGCACGCACGCGGAATGGGTCTATGGCTTTCCCGAGATGGCCCAGGGGCATGCACAACGGATTGCACGAGCCCGGCGCGTCAGCAATCCGGGCTGCTATCCGACCGGTGCCATCGCCCTGTTGCGGCCGCTGATGGAAGCGGGCCTTCTGCCGCGCGACTACCCGGCGACGGTCTATGCGACCTCCGGCTATTCGGGGGGTGGAAGGGCAGCGATCGATGCGCACGAAGCCAGCGACACGCCGGCCGTGGCACCGTCCCAGGTCTATGGCCTGGCGCTGGCGCACAAGCACACGCCTGAAATCCAGGAATACGCCGGGCTGGCGCACCGTCCGTTCTTCGTGCCGGCCTATGGCGCCTACCGGCAGGGAATCGTTCTGACCGTGCCGCTTGAGCTGCGCCTGTTGGCGAGTGGCGTCGACGGTGTCCGGTTGCAGGCATGCCTTGCGCATCACTACGCGAATGTGCGCCACGTCAAGGTCATGTCGCTTGCGGAGACACAAGCGATGGCGCACCTCGATCCGCAGGCGCTGAACGGAACCAACGACCTGCAGCTGGGTGTGTTCGCCAATGCGGACCACGGGCAGGTACTGCTGTCCGCCGTCTTCGACAACCTGGGCAAGGGCGCGTCTGGCGCGGCTGTTCAGAACCTCGAGTTGATGCTGAGCGCGTAG